The uncultured Paludibaculum sp. sequence GCCGCCAGTTTGCTGCCGGCGCGCAAGGCGGCGGCATTGGACCCGGCGGTCGCGGTGCGGCATGAGTAAGAGAGTGGCAAGGAGATCCGATTCAATCCAGGCGCTCTTTCCGCGCGGCGTCAACCCAGCAACTCCCGGACATTGCGAGCCAGCCGCTTGCTCACCACAAATTCGATGCCGCTGCTGAGTGTCAACAGCCAGCGCTGGCTGCTGAGGGTGCTCATTTTCCTGACATGGTCGACATTGACCAGCGCATTGCGGTGGATACGACGGAAGTTCTCGTGCTTCAGCCGGTCCTGGATCACCCTTAGGCTCTGGGTGGCCAGGTACTTCCGTTTGGCCGTCACGATCCATACCAGGTCGCCGTCCGCCTGAAACGCGTACACTTCCGAGGTGTTCAGAAGGACATACTCCTCCCGGTCCCGGCCCACCACCTTGCGGGCTACGGGCGTCGGCTGCTCCGTGGGCGCCTCCTGAACCCGAACCAGCCTCTCGGCTACTTCGGCTGGATGCCCCCATATGCGGCGCGCCCGGTCCACCGCCTCGTGCAGGCGTTCCGGCCGCACTGGCTTCAACAGGTAATCGACGGCGCCCGCGTCCAGAGCCTGAATTGCATATTGCTCGAAGGCCGTGACCATGATCACGATCGGCAGGTGATCGCCCTGACGGATCCGCCGTGCCACCTCGATGCCGGAGAACTCCGGCAACTGCATATCAAGAAATACGATGTCCGGCTTGAGGTTCAGAATCCGCGCCAGCGCGGTCGATCCGCTGTCGGCCTCGCCGATGATCTGGAGGTCACCCGCCCCCTCCAGTTCTTCACGCAGCACTTTCCGCCCAATGGGCTCGTCATCCACAATCAGCGCTGTCATTGGCATTGCAGTGGCATCCCCTTCCGGCCTGGAGGGCCATCCGTGCGGCGCTGGCCGCCTCCGATCCCGAGAGTGTCCCAGCCCTCCTGCCGGGACAGATTTGACAGGGAAGCGCCGGGCGCTCCGCTGAAGACGCTCCCGGTGCCCGCTCCTTCCCAGTCGCGGTTCGCAGCGAGCGGAGACCCCTCCCTGACGGTTGGGGTTCGTAACGCGGCTCCATCCGCTTTGGTGGCCCGGAGGGCCATGCGGGACTCCTAGAAGACGAAGCCCAGGGCGAACTGATACGCCCGGGGCGCGACGAAGTGCGTCCCGCTGAAGGTCGACAGGAAGTTGTAGAGTGCCACCTTGTTCGTGAGATTCGTCGCGGTAAACCGTAGCGTGGTCCGGTAGCGTTCCCCGCGGAAGAGGTTGTCCGTACCGACACCGATGTCGAACAGGTGGCGGGACGCGACGCGTGGAGGGTTGTGGTCGTCATTCCCGGTTCCTTCCTTGGGGATCACCAGGCGAGTAGCGCCGTAGTTCGCCGTCGTGCAGACAACGTCGGTCAGCGGCGAGTCGATGCTGGGTCGCTGGCTGCCGCAGTAGAAGCCGATGGCGGACTGCTGCGCACCGCTCAGCGCCAGTGCGTCATCCAGGCCTCCGACGGCTCCGGCAACCAGGCCGCTGTCATAGCGCCAGGTGAAAGCGACCCAAGGCCCATGTGTACCGCGCTGGTAGCGCAGGTTGGTCGTCTGCTGGAAGGCCTGGTCGTGATCGATGCGGAAGACGGCGTCGCCGCCCACATCGTTGTTGAAGACGAGGCCACCCGTCTCCGGTCCGAAGAAGCGCGCACGGGTGTGTCCCATGGTGGTGAACCACTGAAAACCACGAAGGTTTGGGGTGCCGATGCGGACGGCCACACCGTCCAGTTTCGACTTCTTCCAGGAGATGGGAAACGCGATGGGGGTATCGAACAGTGTGCCGAAGTCATAGGCATTGTTCGTGTACTTCCAGAAATAGTCCGCGCTTGCGATCAGATACCGCCCCACCGCCTGCTCGATACCGGCGTTGTACTGATTCCTGTTCCCAGCGGGCAGCGGCGTGCTGGCGGCTCCAAATGCGTTTGAGGCCAGGCCGCCCATGCCAGTGGCACTCGATAGCACGAGATTCTCGTTGTAGGGCGTCTCGAACGTTCGGGAGTACGCCGCCCGGATGACCGTCCCGGTCGGTTTGAACATGTAGGAGGCGCCGATGCGCGGCTGCGCGCTCGAGTCGGTCACGATTCCGTGGTAGGAATCTACTCGCAGTCCGGCTTGAATGCTGAGATCGCCGAGCCGGATTGAGTCCTGGATATAGAAGGCGTACTGGTTCACATTCGCGCTTCCGCTGAACTGAAACGGCTGCCCGCCTCTCGTCAGGTCGTAGGGCGGCAGGCCGGGCAGGAGATTCGGATTCGCTGAGAAACCGGCCGAAACACAATCGTCCGGATTCGAGATGGACGGCAGCGCCTGCGGGCCGCCATTGGCATCCACGCAGACCGGGTTAAAGAACGGATCGGTGACTCCAAAGGTGAACTTCTCGTTGAGCCGGGTCTGCATCAACTGGGTGCCCACCTTTAGATTGTGGCGGCCGCTTGCGTAGGAGACGTCGGCTTTCGCGCCCCAGTTCGTCAGGGTGCGGCGCTGGCCAATCGTTGCGGGCGTGTCGCTGAACGCGTCGCGGCTTGGGTAGTAGTTCACGCGGTCGGCCCGGTAGAACGGATTCACGGTCAACACCGCCTTGGCGCCGAAGGTATGCTGATAGCCTGGCGCGAAGTTGAACGTGGTGATCTTCTGCCGCTGATCCTGATTCGGCTGGTCGTAGGTATTGGGGATCTGGAACCAGTTCCGGGCCCAGAAGAGGTTCAGGTGAAGGGCGTCCCGGCCGCTGGGCTGGTAGTCGAAGCGGTCGAAAATCGTGCCGTTGTTGCCGATGGCATGGAGCGGTGTGAACTCCGGCGTGTCCAGGAACCGGCCGGAGCGCAGGGCGTTCACGGCGAGGAAGTTCCCGGCCTTCGGACCACCCAGCGACAGCGTGGCTTCCTCCGAGTAGGTGCCGAACGAACCCCATTGGCCCAACAGGCTACCGGTGGGCTTCTGGCCGAGACCCGACTTGGTGACCGCGTTCACCACCAGGCTGGTTTTGTCTCCGAATTCAGCCGAAGGCGCGCCGGTGATCAACTCCATCGACTGAATGGCATTCAGCGGAATCTGTGTAGAGAAACTCTTGCTCTGCTGGTCGCCAATCGGCTGCCCGTCAATGGAGAAGCTGGTTTGGGCGTGATCGCCGAGCGGGTGAAAGAAGCCGTTGGAGTCGGCCGCCACGGCGCCGCTGCTCAACATGACGGCATCACTCAAGCCTGAACCGGGAGACGTTGTGGGCAACTGCGAAAGCGTTCTGGTGTCGACGTCGT is a genomic window containing:
- a CDS encoding LytTR family DNA-binding domain-containing protein — protein: MTALIVDDEPIGRKVLREELEGAGDLQIIGEADSGSTALARILNLKPDIVFLDMQLPEFSGIEVARRIRQGDHLPIVIMVTAFEQYAIQALDAGAVDYLLKPVRPERLHEAVDRARRIWGHPAEVAERLVRVQEAPTEQPTPVARKVVGRDREEYVLLNTSEVYAFQADGDLVWIVTAKRKYLATQSLRVIQDRLKHENFRRIHRNALVNVDHVRKMSTLSSQRWLLTLSSGIEFVVSKRLARNVRELLG
- a CDS encoding TonB-dependent receptor, which produces MRSFLVLAAAGLLALGLGDCVNGQSLGNAGTLQGTIKDPSGAAIPGAVVTILNRVSNYRLAGITDATGAFRLTNIPPNPYHLTVRAPNFSGDDRDVDVRGAVPVELNLSLAIQGTTTTVNVEAEHLDLLENVPYAHNDVDTRTLSQLPTTSPGSGLSDAVMLSSGAVAADSNGFFHPLGDHAQTSFSIDGQPIGDQQSKSFSTQIPLNAIQSMELITGAPSAEFGDKTSLVVNAVTKSGLGQKPTGSLLGQWGSFGTYSEEATLSLGGPKAGNFLAVNALRSGRFLDTPEFTPLHAIGNNGTIFDRFDYQPSGRDALHLNLFWARNWFQIPNTYDQPNQDQRQKITTFNFAPGYQHTFGAKAVLTVNPFYRADRVNYYPSRDAFSDTPATIGQRRTLTNWGAKADVSYASGRHNLKVGTQLMQTRLNEKFTFGVTDPFFNPVCVDANGGPQALPSISNPDDCVSAGFSANPNLLPGLPPYDLTRGGQPFQFSGSANVNQYAFYIQDSIRLGDLSIQAGLRVDSYHGIVTDSSAQPRIGASYMFKPTGTVIRAAYSRTFETPYNENLVLSSATGMGGLASNAFGAASTPLPAGNRNQYNAGIEQAVGRYLIASADYFWKYTNNAYDFGTLFDTPIAFPISWKKSKLDGVAVRIGTPNLRGFQWFTTMGHTRARFFGPETGGLVFNNDVGGDAVFRIDHDQAFQQTTNLRYQRGTHGPWVAFTWRYDSGLVAGAVGGLDDALALSGAQQSAIGFYCGSQRPSIDSPLTDVVCTTANYGATRLVIPKEGTGNDDHNPPRVASRHLFDIGVGTDNLFRGERYRTTLRFTATNLTNKVALYNFLSTFSGTHFVAPRAYQFALGFVF